A section of the Meles meles chromosome 8, mMelMel3.1 paternal haplotype, whole genome shotgun sequence genome encodes:
- the LOC123949326 gene encoding olfactory receptor 4B1: protein MESSTNNVTELIFTGLFQDPEVQRVCFVVFLLVYLATVVGNGLIVLTVNVSKSLHSPMFFFLSYLSLVEITYSSTVVPKFITDLLAKIKTISLKGCVAQIFFFHFFGVTEIFLLVVMAYDRYVAICKPLHYMNIMSRPLCHVLVTGSWLGGFFHSIIQILITIQLPFCGPNVIDHYFCDLQPLFKLACTDTSVEAVIVLANSGLIALCSFLILVSSYIVILFNLRNHSAEGRRKALSTCASHITVVLLFFGPAIFLYMRPSSTFTEDKLVAVFYTVVTPMLNPIIYTLRNAEVKIAIKRLWGKKNSGME, encoded by the coding sequence ATGGAGTCCAGTACAAATAATGTGACTGAGTTAATTTTCACTGGCCTTTTCCAGGATCCAGAGGTGCAGAGAGTGTGTTTTGTGGTGTTTCTTCTTGTGTACCTGGCTACAGTGGTGGGTAATGGCCTCATAGTCCTGACAGTCAATGTCAGTAAGAGTCTGCATTCCCCCATGTTCTTCTTCCTTAGCTACCTGTCCCTGGTGGAGATCACTTACTCCTCTACTGTTGTCCCTAAATTCATCACAGACTTACTGGCCAAGATTAAAACCATTTCCCTGAAGGGCTGTGTGgctcagatattctttttccacttctttggGGTCACTGAGATCTTTCTGCTTGTGGTGATGGcgtatgaccgctatgtggccatctgcaagcctcTTCATTATATGAACATTATGAGCCGTCCACTGTGTCATGTACTGGTGACTGGCTCCTGGCTTGGTGGCTTTTTTCACTCCATTATACAGATTCTCATCACCATCCAGTTGCCCTTCTGTGGTCCCAATGTGATTGACCACTACTTCTGTGATCTTCAGCCATTATTCAAACTTGCTTGTACGGACACTTCTGTAGAGGCGGTTATTGTGTTGGCCAACAGTGGCTTAATTGCTCTGTGCTCCTTCCTCATCTTGGTGTCTTCCTATATTGTCATCCTGTTCAACCTGAGGAATCATTCTGCAGAGGGGAGGCGCAAAGCCCTCTCCACTTGTGCCTCTCACATCACAGTTGTCCTTTTGTTCTTTGGACCTGCCATCTTCCTCTACATGCGACCTTCCTCCACCTTCACTGAGGATAAACTGGTGGCTGTGTTCTACACAGTTGTCACTCCTATGCTAAACCCCATCATCTACACACTCAGAAATGCAGAGGTGAAAATTGCCATAAAGAGGTTGTGGGGCAAAAAGAACTCAGGAATGGAGTAA